Within Chloroherpetonaceae bacterium, the genomic segment ACTTGTAAATTTCGCCTGTGCCCAAGCAAATGGCTACTTTGGTTATTGCACCAAATTCAATTTGGCGTGTAATGCTTTCTCGGATAAAGGGTTTTAGGGCTTCTGCAAAATCTGGGTTATCGTAGAAGTTGAAGTTCTTGCCATCTTTCACAAACCCAATTGGCGACAGCGAGGTAAAGTAGAACTTAGCATAAAACGCCTCTACGCCCCCCATACTTTCAATGAAATCGTAGATGAACACCGAAGATGGCTCTCGCTGTCCTTTAAGCGAGCTATGAATGCCCAAGTATTTTTGCAGGGCAATCGGGTCAGTGAATGCAATGCCTGTCAGACCACCCCCAAATCGCCCAGGATTGATGCCAAAGGCAAAGACGCGTCGTTCTTCGTCACCAAAAAACTTTTGGAAAAATGTGCTGACCACTTGCATGACTTCTGGATTTTTGTAGGGGTTCATTGCGCTAACGCCTTCTGGCAGTGGCAACGCAAACTCCAGCGTAGAGAAAAACTGAATTGCGCGTTCCGCAAAGGTCATTCGCTTATCGCTTTATTGCTGTCGTGGCGCAAAGATAGGAAAAAACACAGGTTTGTATGGGCGGCTACTTTACCAGCATCATTTTTCTTGTCGCTGCAAAGCCCTGCGTTGTGAGTTGATAGAAGTATAGTCCACTCGGCAAG encodes:
- a CDS encoding DUF4918 family protein, giving the protein MTFAERAIQFFSTLEFALPLPEGVSAMNPYKNPEVMQVVSTFFQKFFGDEERRVFAFGINPGRFGGGLTGIAFTDPIALQKYLGIHSSLKGQREPSSVFIYDFIESMGGVEAFYAKFYFTSLSPIGFVKDGKNFNFYDNPDFAEALKPFIRESITRQIEFGAITKVAICLGTGEIYKFFKALNHTERFFEDILPVEHPRFIVQYKRSRIEHYLKKYQEAFEAALKMSES